Below is a window of Ornithodoros turicata isolate Travis chromosome 7, ASM3712646v1, whole genome shotgun sequence DNA.
TTAAAGATTCCCTAATGTCTGAACAGAGTTGTTCGAGTTGCAATGTATTTGTAACAGATACTTTCGACATACTAACATACGTTAAGCACTCACAAACACGTGAGAAAGAATCGTGTTAAAATACGGTACGTACACAATGCGTAGGACACACCTGTCCctactattttcttttttttttttacaggtaGATTATTACAGGATCTAAATACTCCCTTGTAGGAACTTTGCTTTCTGCAGTATCGTCTTCCAAATTAAATTAGTAAAATCTCTTATTTCGCGTAAACATATTCACTGGTGGTACCATATACTGACATACTACACATGTCCATATCTGTTATTTACATGTAGGGCGAGACTACCCCTTTTCTAAATAACCGAATGTTTGTAAGTGGAAGTCTTCAGTGTATATTTGGAGTCATTCTACAGTGCGCGTTACATATGCATCCTTCCATTACGGTATCTTCGTGCACACAGGAAGTCCTTAGTGTACCAGTCGTTTGAACTTGAGTTCGCTTTCCTTCTTGCGATGGACTTCTGACGCCCCTTAGGGATAACTTTCCTCAACAATGGAGCGAGGCAACTTCCGAAGAACGAGCTCACCACTTGAGGGGCCCGCACGAACCGCAAGTTAGCCAGGCTGGGCTGTAGATGTGAACCCCCCATCTCCTTCGCTGTGTTGCTTTTCCCGAAAGGCCTCTTTTTCTCCATTCAGGTGTACGACTCGTACTTTGGTCCGCACCACGAGGAACCAGCCTTCCAGTTGTTGCCAGCGCTGCTTAAACCAAAATCAAGGGGAGTACTAAGGCTGGCCAGCCGGGACGTCCACGATTTTCCACTCATGGACCCACGCTACTTCTCTCATCCCGAAGACGTGAAAGTCTGCGTCGCAGGTATAGGCCAACACGTACCATGTGTTCCCTTAGAACCACCCGTACTGATGTTTGGCAGGGCGTCATGCACGAGGACATTAAAGTGGCTATCAACTccaccaagctagcccgccgactgtgtctgctccaaacggcgattttaacttgttagCTGTGAACCTTTTCTAtagaatctgataggtccgtatcatcacttcttcttctgcttcttcttcgtaTAACTGGAACGGCCTAAAGCGCGCtgctagccagccatcatctccaatgacaacgttctcgctcctgatttgttgctAACGGGATGCGGAGCCTATTATGGAACTATGGCATGGAATTATGGACTATGGCACTATTATGGACTATGACATGAATTATGGCACTATGGAATTATGGCTTCAAAACAGGCTgcacctcccattttcaacaaatcgggaacGAGAACGttttcattcgggatgatggttgtcttGGAGCGTGCcatatgtgatgaagttcactTCTAGGAGGCCacccctgtgaggccgacaacggcgaaccttTTCACTAgcacctcatttttaagagtgtagagcagaacgttatgtgcaCCTCCGCGTTGGTGCCTGATTGgttgctacaattcttcagatgacgtaacagtggatagaggtatctggatggcggtacgtATACTCGCCCgcatccgaaaaaaaaagtgcattgttgtattaacgctgcacacgttatgcaGGAGAAGtatgaacaataaattgtaaatacaATTAGGAAGGGTAGCAGGCAATAGGTAGaacctgcagataggagttcttacctcttTTAAGGAAGCCATGAAATTCATCAAGCAATCTATCAGAAGCCATCCAAAACATTTACGCAGAACGGTGTCTGTTCACTACataaatggaaaagaaaaaaagaacgacatCTAAAGCCTGCAGTGAGCGTTGCCACATGACCCCGGAGGCCCGGTCCAATATCCTGGCGTCACGTAATGAGATCAGTTGACGTGGCATAAGCGTAGAAATCCGCCACCTGGAGAAAGATCGCCGGGGAGCTAAAATGAGCCAATCTATAAATGAAGCGTCGTTTGCTGCTTAACGTGTATTCACGTCTACTGACTGGCGACCAATAATTTCAGTCACATAAATGACTTAGGCAGCAGGCATGGTTGACTGTCATGTTCATGCCGGGATTCCTCGAACAACCCGGTCGGTTAATTAACAACCGCGACGTGACCTACCTGCTTGGGCAGTCAACCCAAACAGGTAACTCATGTTTAGGCCCCTGTCGTAACCACTACTAATGTTGTCCGTTGTCCTTCATATCgcacaaaatatttcaaagtCTTGAACGACCACTGACGCTTTCCTTCCCACTTCAAGCACTGTACCTGcttgttgtgcttcattcccaCACGTGGCCCCTGAACCCGTTGCAACCATTATAGTTTATATATTTATGATACCCTCAGGGCTTATTAACATTAGAGAGCGGAGGGGCAGTAACAGCAAGTTCAAATATAAGTGAATGCATACAGAAGAATCAAAATAAACAATGAAAAAGTTGGCAAAAAGAATCACTATGTGGCGTTCAGATGATCACAAGGAGCATTCTTAAATTATGAAGCGTCAGTATGGGATGAAGTAGAGCCGGGAAAGTGGTTCCACTCGAATGAAGTTTTGGGCAGAAATGACTGAAAGTATATATTAGTAGTGCAAAAGGGAATGCCAACCTTCTATGCGTGATTCAGACGTGAAGAGATATGTGACGGACGAAAAATTAACGAGTGTCGGAGGATATCGTCacgataaaaaataaataaataaataaatagacaaAGATTAGTAACACTGCGTCGAAATGAGAGTTGAGATAGGTTAAGACTAGCCTTCATGGATGTAACACTGGCTGTCGTGGCATAATTACCAGGAATGAACCTGTTTTTGGCGGTTTTGTACACTTTCCATTTGAGCAATGAGTGTCGTCTGTCCCGTTGCCTAGTTTCCTTCCGGAACTGGACCAGAACTGAACGCTTATCGTCGAACCACAACCCGCACTGAACCGATTAACgcttcggttcgactctctgattAGCGAGTTATAGCGCTTAGAAACGTAATCGCAATAACGGTTCGCTTTGTTGTCTTAAAGTGGCACACGTCACATGGCTGATCTTTGATATGGCAGCCCTATCGTATAGTTTTCGGGGACTGCTTTCCACCTGCACTAAAGCCCCCTATTATTCCCGCTGTTACGAAAGGGAAGAGACGACCGAGCCAAACCGCCTTCAAACGTTTTAGTGACAACAAAACAAGCAAACAGAATCCCAAGACGCGCTACCGGCGCGCGCTATCAGCTCCTTCATCATCTTTTCACAACTCCCGCCATTCAAATGGCCTTTGTGTCGGGCCGTCTGTCAACTTTAAACCTTTCCCCTGTTTTCCAGCCACGAAATTTGCCCTCGACTTGGTGACGGCGAAAGCCCTGAAGGAAGATCTCGGAACTAAAATATGGGACATTCCTTTCCCTGCTTGCAAACGCCACAGTCTGTGGTCTGAGGAATACATTGCGTGCCTGTGCATCCACTTCACGATCACTGTGTGGCACTACTCCGGAACCTGTCGAATGGGGAATGGAACGGAGGCTGTCGTGTCGCCCCGTCTCAGGTAggatataaatataaatatagatatatgtatatgtttataagtcaagCGTGCTACAATCCCAGATGTGGACGGTcgtttcgagcttgttggctCTCGTCGGCACAGCCAGGGCCGCCGGGGGGGGCACACCCCGAGATTTGCGCCCCTCCCCCGCCCATTCCACACAACTCCTTTGGCCGTGCGTTCCAGGGACATCCCTAAGCACATGACCCCCCGAAACGAGACACGGCACAACGAAATGAATAAAAAGTTGATGATCCACTGTCATCGGCTTGTGGCATGACAAACACCGTGAACTCCCAGCCATCCGGCCGTTATTTATGCGCCTCCTCGGCGGACATCTGGAGGGGCAAttgcacccccaccccaccctgcCCCCGTACACGCCGGCCTTGGGCACAGCGTAGGGGTGTGACACGCTCTAGGGTCGTAGACAcgaacagtgtgtctctgcgacatatcaatgttccagggtgttagtaGCACCTCTGGAAGTCGCAGTGCAAAGTcagcaagtacagatacaaatagaGAAATGAGCGAATGTCCCGTGGCACAATCTCACATGTGGATGGCCGTTTCCAGCTGCTCGAGCTCGAAGCGGTCGTCCACAGCCTGGGTTGTGGCGCGACTCCCTGTCTGAAATAAGGGTGTCCTCTAACACCCTTTTGGGGTGTACTTGGATGTCGCACATATGACACCCCTGGGAGTGTACTAGTACACCACGCCACAAGGGTGTTCTAGTACACCCTGGCGTGGAGTGTACTAGTACACCCTGGCGTAGAGTGTACTAGTACACCCTGGCGTAGAGTGTACTAGTACACCCCGGCATAGAGTGTACTAGTACACCCCGGCATAGAGTGTACTAGTACACCTCGGCATAGAGTGTACTAGTACACCTCGGCATAGAGTGTACTAGTACACCCCGGCATAGAGTGTACTAGTACACCCGGCATAGAGTGTACTAGTACACCCCGGCATAGAGTGTACTAGTACACCTCGGCAAAGTAAAGAGTGATACTACACTGCCTGGTTTCTGCAAATTATACAGAAACTCTTTCTCAGGACATTTTGCGCCTGCAGTTTTCTATAGTCAACCGAGTAATCACACTGCCTGAGGGAACACGCAAAATATCGTATTGAACGACATACCACAGTTTATGCAGATTAACAAGAATTTATTatgcacatatttatttacacatacCTATAACTGCAGAATAATGCACAATAATATTAATAACAACAACATTAATAACAATAAGACTTATTGCACATGTATATCCGCTGGAATAATAACACATATTGCATAAGTACACGTTTAAAAAATCTTCACCACGGAACATGCTCAGAATTAACCGTCATTGGGAATAATAACGTTACCTATTTTGATTTGTTTGGATATGGAACAGATATTCTGTATCACTTTGCATAATAAATAATAGTTTCCTCTGTTctcaagaaataaaaaatataactttTCCATACTCAGTTATGGTTGTTTGTAACCATGCTTTGTGGTGAACCTAGTTTTTGAGTGTGCATGAAAACAGGAATAATACTAATACATTTTATCGGACATGTACACTTCCTAATAATATTGGTAATATTAACTATTGCAGTTTTAAGACTTCTGGAGTGATACCTATTGTGTATCATAACTAGTAGAGGGGCCTTCTGTATCTAAGTGATGGTAGATGGTAAGATAAGAAGCTAGCTAACATGGTACAGTAAAATGTTCTCTGAACAATAACAAAAATGATTATgggcacacacatacatacaaaagagagagaaaaaagtatGAGGCACTTACGGACTGAGTGCCGTTATGAATGATACATAGTTGGAGGGACGTTTCCTGAGTGTACTCCACACCCATCATCCTTTCAAGCACATACAGAGTGTGTTCGTTCTTCAGCTTAGATGTATACTGAATGTTAAATGTCCAGTAGCTGCAGAACAAGAGTGACACCGATGATGTCACATCGACGACATCGATGTTGAGCCCTTCTGCGGTGACACTGACGCTGTCTGTTGTCAGTGGGTCTTTGCAAGCATATGTTATTTCGGGTTTGCATGCGCCTGATTGGGATCCTGTAACATAAATGAAACCAGCTGTCAGGTTCACTGGCATAGGAGTACGTATTTCAGACACATGGACCTAGAGTAGAGAGTATAGGCTATGCTCATAGATATATCTTCTCTAACCTCCA
It encodes the following:
- the LOC135400534 gene encoding glucose dehydrogenase [FAD, quinone]-like, with translation MDLGLPEQVRWIQWRCKGVSNVVVLITGDMDNKGVGAWEQGGGGHPAPPVYDSYFGPHHEEPAFQLLPALLKPKSRGVLRLASRDVHDFPLMDPRYFSHPEDVKVCVAATKFALDLVTAKALKEDLGTKIWDIPFPACKRHSLWSEEYIACLCIHFTITVWHYSGTCRMGNGTEAVVSPRLRVRSIRGLRVVDASVMPEIVSANTNIPVQMIAMKGAAMILEDYYAKRG